The genomic window TTATTGTGAAGTAACCCCCAATGGTTAGATAGCCAATGGGGGTTTTTCTATCAAAGCACTATCGCGATCTCAAAATTATTATTGTTAATCAATATGTAGCAAGTAAAAAGCATCGCAAATGTTCTAAAAACATGAAAAATAGGCTGCTAAGCGGGTGATTATGAGCTCAGGGTTGTGAATGTAAGTTAACAAGGAATGACCATCGGCGTACCAACGACTGGATCGGGTATAATTAAACAATCTAAATCAAATACTTGCTTAACTAATTTTTCGCTGATGATATTTTCAGGTTTACCTTGAGCGACAATCATTCCTTTGGCCATGACGATTAGGTTATCGGCATAGCGACAAGCTTGGTTTAGATCGTGCAATACAGTAACAATGGTTCTTCCTTGCTGTTGATTTAAGCGCTGAAAGATATTTAATAGCTCAATTTGATAAGCAATATCGAGATAAGTCGTTGGTTCATCGAGTAAAATAATTTCAGTTTGTTGTGCTAAGATCATCGCTACCCATGCACGTTGCCGTTGTCCTCCAGACAATGACTCAATTTGTTTATCTGCAAACTCCATGACGCCTGTTAATTGCATTGATTCTGTAACAGCTTGTTTGTCTTCCTGACTCCACTGATGCATTAAACTTTGGTGAGGAAATCGCCCTCTTGCCACTAAATCCATTACAGTAATACCTGATGGTGCTTGCATTGTTTGTGGTAACAAAGCGATTTGGCGAGCAAGATTTTTCGATGAATAGCGAGATAAAGGCTCATTATCTAGCGAAACATGACCAGATAAGGGTTTTAATAAACGACATAGGCTACGTAACAACGTGGATTTACCGCATCCATTAGGACCAATGATCACGGTAAATTGATTATTTGGGATCGCTAACGAAATATCATGGCAGATGATATTTTCTTGGTAACCCAGCGTTAATGAATGGATTTCTAATCGATTATTATTCATGCAAATTATATTTTAATTATGAGATTAAATGAGCGGAGGAGTGACCACATACACACCTCCGCGTAGGATAAAAATAGTATTAGAAACGCAGCTCCATTGTTGCGCCTAACATTCTAGGACGTTGATAAATTGCAGTTTCGATGTTGTTATCGGGGATCAAAATGCGTTTATCTGAGTCAAATAGGTTTTGTGCAAATACGGTTGCTCGTCCCCATTTGAAGTCATAACCTAGTTGCAAATTAGCGACCCAAAATGAATCTATTTTTGAGTTTTCGTTATTATTTGCTTGAGAGAAATAATCACCAGAGAATTGCACATTTCCACTGATATCAACGGATGATGTTAATTGATATTTAGCGCCTACATTTGTGGTATAGTTTGGTGCACGGGCTAATTCTTTACCTTCTATGCCACTATCACCAAAGTCTTTAATTTTGGTTCGTAACAAACCAACTCCAGTATTTAATTCTAATGATTCAATGGGTTGATAAGCAACATTGAATTCAGCACCATAGGTTTCGACTTTCTTGGCATTACGGATAGTTGTGGAATCAGGCCCTAAATAGAAAGGCAGCTGCATATCTTTGTAATCGTTATAGAAAAGGTTGGTCATTATTGAAAGTTTATTATCTAGCAAACTATTTCGACCATATAAGCTGTAATTCCATACATATTCAGGGGAATAAGTGTAAGTTACGATAGGTTTGCCGATAGTAACACCTGCGCCCCCACCGTTATAACCTCGACCAACAGCAAAACCAACAGTTTGGTTTTTTATTGGCTTCCAAGCAAAATCAGCTTTAGGTAAGAAGGTATTATAAGTTTCATCAAAATCAATCATCACCGCAGGGCTGCCGCCTTTACGGGTGTGTTGTTCTCGTTCAAAACGCCCAGATAAAGTGATATCCACTTCAGGAACAACGGTATAAGTTAATGAACCATAGGCTGATGAAGTTTCTGTTTTATCGTCATAGTAACTTCCACCAAAAAGATCAACAAATTCATTTTGTTTACTATGGAAATAACGAATACCGACAATCCCGTTCAAAATGTCGCTATCTGTTTTAAAACGTAACATAGGCTCTAATTCAAATTCTTTTGCATCAATATCAGCACGAGGTGTTGGTGCTTTAGTACGGCGATGTGTTGTAAAGTCTGTATAGATTAAGGTATTTTCCCAAGTTAAATTCTCATTAGCTTCCCAAGATGTGTTCCAAATACCGCTGGTGGTTTTTCGTTCAACGACGGGACGGAAACGAGAAGCTGCGTCTGGAGCTAAGTTTTTCGCCATTTTAGCTTCGTTTTGTGGCGATTGGCTATCCATATGAGTAAATGTTAATTTACTTTTAAATTCAGGCATATCGAGCGGTTCGTATAAGAGTTTTCCACGAACAGTTGTTGATTCAATATCGCGCGGGTTGCCAACAGGAGAATAGCTATCCATTTTAGTAAAGCTTTCTCGTTCTTGTTTTTCAACCGTGAAACGAAAGGCGAGCTTATCTTCAATTAATGGCCCAGAAACCATGGCTGCCGTTTGTTGGAATCCTTGCTGCCCTAAACCACCTTTTACTGCACCTTCCCAATAAAATGTAGGGTCTAGAGTTTTGACTAAAATAGCACCTGCAATCGCATTACGACCTTGAACATAACTTTGCGGATCACGGAATATTTCAACGGTATCAACGTCCCATAGTGACTGAGCACCATAACCAAATTCGTTATAGGTAAATGAACGGCCATCAACTGAAAAGTTAACTCGAGGGCGCGTTCCTGCTAGAAAAGCAATAGCACCTTGGGCAGGTCCAGAGCCATCTACACCACGAATAGCGGGGAGAGCGTTGCTGTTCCCAGTATCGACGATATTAGGTGTCATTTGTAATAATGTGTTGACATCAGGATTGGGGATATCTTCAATTTGCTTATAATCGTACACCACAACACTGGAGCCTGTGTCATAGATTGATTTATTCAGCTTTTCCCCTGTCACGATTAAGACATCGCTATGGTTATCGCGTTTTTTATTTTCTTGTGCTGATGTATCTAATTCTTGAGTCGTTTCTGCTGCAAAACTGGTTGGTGATATAGCCCAAAATGTGCTGAATAAAGCAACATGGAGCATTATGTTAATTGTTTTTCTTTTTGTGTAGAGAATTGGAGCACCTGACATTAATCTTTTCCTTCATGCTATCGCATGCCATAAGACGATTGATGAGATGTACCCACTATTTTCCAGTTAAATAAATCACCAGTTACCATTCCTAACTGTGCAATTAAAATTAAGATATAAAACTATATAGCTTATTGTTATTCTTTTAATTATATAATGATTATCATTCAATAAATATAATAATTATTATTAATATTTAAATTCGTGAGTTACGTGTTAATAACCAGAGTAAATATAGCCCGCCAATGATCCCCGTCATCAAGCCGACTGGCAGCGTTAAGCTGAAAGGAAGCTGTTGTGATAGGAGGTCGGCACAAATTAATAATAGTGCTCCCATTAATGCAGAACCAATGATGGGTAATTTATTTGTACTGGATAATCGGATAACCAGTTGAGGTGCTGCAAGAGCAACAAAGGCGATTGGACCTGCACATGCTGTTGCTAATGAAGAGAGTAGTACAGCACTGAAAATCATCATCCATCGTGTTTTTGCGACATTTACGCCAAGTTGTTGAGCCATGTCATCTCCCATTTCGATTAAAGTGAGCGCTCTGGCATGTATTGCAATGAAAGGGAGTAAAATGAGCAAACCAATAAATACGGGATAAACGTGATGCCATGTTCGTGCATTAAGTGATCCCGCCAGCCAAAGGTTGGCAATAGTTGCATTATCAATATTGCCTTTGACTAATAATAACGAGTTAAATGCTTGTAATATTGCACCAACTCCGATACCCGTTAAGATCAGCGTATAACTTGACATTACGCCACGTTTTAAGGATAAAAGGTAGACAACAAGAGCGGTCATTAAACCACCGACAATCGTTGAAAGGGCAATTGCAGGGACGCTACCGTTAAATACGATAATTTGTAGTAGTGCCCCAGTCGCGGCACCTGTAGTAAAACCAATGACATCGGGGGAACCTAAAACATTGCGAGAGATCGACTGAAATATCGCTCCAGCAACGCCTAAAGCTGCACCAACACCGATACCTGCAAGTAATCGAGGCAAACGTATATCTATCACGATTTTTTGTTGAATTGAACCTTGTTCACCGCCACGTAGAATATTGATGAAGGTGGGGAAATCAATTGAAAACTTACCCGTGGTTACGGCTAAAAATGAAATGACAATGACCATTAGTAGTAAAATGCTACAAATAACTGCACTACGGGTTGATATTACCCAAGAGTAGTGGAAAAAATGCCAAACTTTGTTACTTTTTTGCCATTTCATAAAGACATAACTCGCCAATGCCTAACTAGGTAAATAAAGAACGGACCGCCAATCAGTGACAGCATTATACCAACACTGATTTCTCCGGGAGTGCCAATGATCCTGCCAATACAATCTGCAACTAACATGAAGGTTGCCCCTATCAACATTGACATCGGAAGGATGCGGCGATAACCCGCACCCACAAGATAACGAGCAAAATGTGGGGCGGTAAGACCCAGAAAACTAATTGGCCCAACTGCGGCGGTTGAGCTTCCTGCAAGTAATACAATGGCGGTAGCGGCAAGTAGCCAGATTTTACTTTGATTAGCACCAAGTGCATGACTTAGGTCATTACCTAAGACAACGATATCTAATGATCTGGCGAGTAAAGTAGCAAGAATACAACCAATCAGAACCAGTGAGGTGATAGGAAATAGCACATCAAAACTGCGGCCTTGGAGTGATCCGACAACCCAATGACGAAATTGGTCAAATACCTTTTCATCACTATTCACCGTGACCATGTGGGTGATAGCCAATAATACAATCGAGAGTGCAACACCAGACAACACCATGCGAATAGGATTTAATCCACGGTGTAAACCGGCTAATAAATAGACGCAAAGGCCAGCTAAGCCTGCCCCTAATAAGCCAAACCACATGTAGACAGTGATATCAGTCACTCCCATACAAGCAATCACCAGAACAATGGCAACCATTGCGCCTGCATTGATGCCTAATAAACCGGGATCAGCGAGGGGGTTACGAGTTATTGCTTGCATTAATGCACCTGCTGCACCAAGCGCAACACCAATAACAATAGCTAATAGGGTACGAGGAAAACGTAAGTAACGAACAAGAAGGTGCTCACTATTGGTACTGTCATAGGCAACAAAAGCTTGCCAAGTTGTTGGTATAGAAACAGAGCGACTACCTACGCCTAGGCTTATAACAAAAAAGGTAACCAATAATAAGCAACAGATTAAGATGATCAATTTAACGGAAATTTTAGGTGACAACATGAACTCACTCGTGTTTAGCGAATCGAGCAACAAGGTCATTAATCATTTCTTGAGCGCTATAATAATCGACACGAAATGAATTCTCTCCTAAGCCATAAACTTGCTTATTTTTTACAGAATTAATATTGGCAAGGATAGGATCGGCCATAAAATTTTCAGCATCTTTATTTGTTGCACGTAATAAAAAAGTGGTGGGGGCTGTAAGCTGTGTTAAATGTTCATATTGAGCCCAAACAAAGTCGGAAACAGGTTTATCCTTCGGTTGCCATTCAAGGGGGGCGCTTTCAATAGTGAAGCCAAGTTGTTGCAATAAAATGGCTTGAGGGCTCGTTTTCAAAGATACAGGGTTAACGGTTCCTGGGCCAAAATAGGAAACAATATTGACATCACCTTTAGGGTGCTGCAATTTAGCTTTACTTTCCTCAACTAACTTCTCAAAACGTTGTAATACTTCCGCTGCTGTTTTCTCTTGTCCTGTCGCTTGCCCAAGTTGTACAGCTAAACTTTCCCAGCTTTGTTGGCCATAATCCACAACAATGGTAGGTGCAATTTGTTGAAATTGAGCGACTTGAGGGTAAACTGTATCCCCGCCGTTAATAGACACAACAATTAAATCTGGCGCTACGGCATAAGCCATTTCTAAATCAACACTTCCGACAGACCACAGTTTTTCAATACCTTTTTGTTTAGCAATGTTATCCCACTGTGCGAAATACAGACCATTAGCTGCGGTTGAACTCGCAATAACGGGCGCATCAATAGCGAGTAGTGTTCCTGTAACTGAGACTGAGGTTGACAAAATGCGCTTAGGTTTGGTTTTGATTTCCACGGTTGAACCATCGGCATTATGAAAGGTTCTTGGCCATGATTGGCTATCTACATTTGCTTCGTCTTTAGTACTTGCAAAGCTAAATGAACTGATGGTAAAGAGTAGGATTGAGGCGCAGGTCAGTATTCTTAACATATCAGTTTTCCAAGTAAAACAGGTGGTTATTAAACTGCAAATATTTGTTGTTAATGATAATCAGAATTAATATTATTAACAATAGGTATTCATGTGAGAGTACAGCAAAATGAGAGAAAGTACACAAAAAACACTCTGCATTGGTTTATCTTTGTCACCCACTTGGGTGAGTGGTAGCCGCTTAAAGCAAGAGCCTAGCTTGCAAGAGACCATTTTTAGTGCAGGATATTATATTGCGTTATCCAAACGGGCAGAGGCCGCAAAACTGGATTTTTTATTTAGGCCTGATGCGCTATTTTTGAACATTGAGAAAGCAAGCCAAGTCCCTGCTTTTGGTGGGTTAGATCCTTCTCTATTGATTGCCGCGATTGCTCATGAAACAGATTACATTGGTTTTGTATCCACTATTTCGACCCTATTTTACCCACCCTATATTGCAGCTAGGCAATTACAGTCTTTAAATTGGTTAACACAGGGAAGAGTTGGGTGGAACATTGTTACTGCATTACAGGGACAAAAAAACTTTGGTCAGCAGACATTACCTGATCCGGATGAGCGCTATAAAATTGCGAGTGAATTTACCGCAGTAACTGAGGCTTTATGGAAAAGTCATCCATTAAAGCAAGTGAATGATGAAACTCAGCAAATTATATCCGGTTTAAAAGAGATTAACTTTCAAGGTGAATATTTTAATGTTCAAGGGCCACTGAATATTCCTGAGTACTCTCAACCTATTCCTTATTTTCAAGCAGGAGCATCACCAGCAGGACGTAATTTTGCGGCTACTTTAGCGGATGGAATTTTTACGGCAACGCCAGATCTCGATTGCGCAATTGAATTTTATCAAGATATTCAACATCGCACAGTTAAAGCCGGCCGTAAACATAATGCAGTTAAAGTTCTCCCGGGTTTGAGTTTCTATTTAGCAGATAGCCGCGAAGAAGCCTTCCGACTTTTTGAACAAACTCATGCTAATACAAATCCGCAAATTAAATTCCGTTATATAGAATCATTAATTAATTTGGATCTTAGCCAACTACCGCTAGAAACAATAATTAAACCGGAAATGCTGCCTGAACCAATTGAAACACCATACAGCCGAACACATGCTAAATTATTAAGACGTTATATTTGCAAGAACCATCCCTCTATCAAGATGCTTTTATCCTCTCCGGAAGTTAATGGCTCA from Providencia sneebia DSM 19967 includes these protein-coding regions:
- a CDS encoding iron chelate uptake ABC transporter family permease subunit, with amino-acid sequence MTLLLDSLNTSEFMLSPKISVKLIILICCLLLVTFFVISLGVGSRSVSIPTTWQAFVAYDSTNSEHLLVRYLRFPRTLLAIVIGVALGAAGALMQAITRNPLADPGLLGINAGAMVAIVLVIACMGVTDITVYMWFGLLGAGLAGLCVYLLAGLHRGLNPIRMVLSGVALSIVLLAITHMVTVNSDEKVFDQFRHWVVGSLQGRSFDVLFPITSLVLIGCILATLLARSLDIVVLGNDLSHALGANQSKIWLLAATAIVLLAGSSTAAVGPISFLGLTAPHFARYLVGAGYRRILPMSMLIGATFMLVADCIGRIIGTPGEISVGIMLSLIGGPFFIYLVRHWRVMSL
- the fepB gene encoding Fe2+-enterobactin ABC transporter substrate-binding protein, translating into MLRILTCASILLFTISSFSFASTKDEANVDSQSWPRTFHNADGSTVEIKTKPKRILSTSVSVTGTLLAIDAPVIASSTAANGLYFAQWDNIAKQKGIEKLWSVGSVDLEMAYAVAPDLIVVSINGGDTVYPQVAQFQQIAPTIVVDYGQQSWESLAVQLGQATGQEKTAAEVLQRFEKLVEESKAKLQHPKGDVNIVSYFGPGTVNPVSLKTSPQAILLQQLGFTIESAPLEWQPKDKPVSDFVWAQYEHLTQLTAPTTFLLRATNKDAENFMADPILANINSVKNKQVYGLGENSFRVDYYSAQEMINDLVARFAKHE
- a CDS encoding ABC transporter ATP-binding protein, with translation MNNNRLEIHSLTLGYQENIICHDISLAIPNNQFTVIIGPNGCGKSTLLRSLCRLLKPLSGHVSLDNEPLSRYSSKNLARQIALLPQTMQAPSGITVMDLVARGRFPHQSLMHQWSQEDKQAVTESMQLTGVMEFADKQIESLSGGQRQRAWVAMILAQQTEIILLDEPTTYLDIAYQIELLNIFQRLNQQQGRTIVTVLHDLNQACRYADNLIVMAKGMIVAQGKPENIISEKLVKQVFDLDCLIIPDPVVGTPMVIPC
- a CDS encoding NtaA/DmoA family FMN-dependent monooxygenase (This protein belongs to a clade of FMN-dependent monooxygenases, within a broader family of flavin-dependent oxidoreductases, the luciferase-like monooxygenase (LMM) family, some of whose members use coenzyme F420 rather than FMN.), whose translation is MRESTQKTLCIGLSLSPTWVSGSRLKQEPSLQETIFSAGYYIALSKRAEAAKLDFLFRPDALFLNIEKASQVPAFGGLDPSLLIAAIAHETDYIGFVSTISTLFYPPYIAARQLQSLNWLTQGRVGWNIVTALQGQKNFGQQTLPDPDERYKIASEFTAVTEALWKSHPLKQVNDETQQIISGLKEINFQGEYFNVQGPLNIPEYSQPIPYFQAGASPAGRNFAATLADGIFTATPDLDCAIEFYQDIQHRTVKAGRKHNAVKVLPGLSFYLADSREEAFRLFEQTHANTNPQIKFRYIESLINLDLSQLPLETIIKPEMLPEPIETPYSRTHAKLLRRYICKNHPSIKMLLSSPEVNGSSHWRVIGTADDLVDEIELWVKKQGCDGFIALPCGSEQSLYIFFDQVVPKLVDKGLFREDYQEKTLWQRLQNIGI
- a CDS encoding FecCD family ABC transporter permease, coding for MKWQKSNKVWHFFHYSWVISTRSAVICSILLLMVIVISFLAVTTGKFSIDFPTFINILRGGEQGSIQQKIVIDIRLPRLLAGIGVGAALGVAGAIFQSISRNVLGSPDVIGFTTGAATGALLQIIVFNGSVPAIALSTIVGGLMTALVVYLLSLKRGVMSSYTLILTGIGVGAILQAFNSLLLVKGNIDNATIANLWLAGSLNARTWHHVYPVFIGLLILLPFIAIHARALTLIEMGDDMAQQLGVNVAKTRWMMIFSAVLLSSLATACAGPIAFVALAAPQLVIRLSSTNKLPIIGSALMGALLLICADLLSQQLPFSLTLPVGLMTGIIGGLYLLWLLTRNSRI
- a CDS encoding TonB-dependent receptor; this encodes MSGAPILYTKRKTINIMLHVALFSTFWAISPTSFAAETTQELDTSAQENKKRDNHSDVLIVTGEKLNKSIYDTGSSVVVYDYKQIEDIPNPDVNTLLQMTPNIVDTGNSNALPAIRGVDGSGPAQGAIAFLAGTRPRVNFSVDGRSFTYNEFGYGAQSLWDVDTVEIFRDPQSYVQGRNAIAGAILVKTLDPTFYWEGAVKGGLGQQGFQQTAAMVSGPLIEDKLAFRFTVEKQERESFTKMDSYSPVGNPRDIESTTVRGKLLYEPLDMPEFKSKLTFTHMDSQSPQNEAKMAKNLAPDAASRFRPVVERKTTSGIWNTSWEANENLTWENTLIYTDFTTHRRTKAPTPRADIDAKEFELEPMLRFKTDSDILNGIVGIRYFHSKQNEFVDLFGGSYYDDKTETSSAYGSLTYTVVPEVDITLSGRFEREQHTRKGGSPAVMIDFDETYNTFLPKADFAWKPIKNQTVGFAVGRGYNGGGAGVTIGKPIVTYTYSPEYVWNYSLYGRNSLLDNKLSIMTNLFYNDYKDMQLPFYLGPDSTTIRNAKKVETYGAEFNVAYQPIESLELNTGVGLLRTKIKDFGDSGIEGKELARAPNYTTNVGAKYQLTSSVDISGNVQFSGDYFSQANNNENSKIDSFWVANLQLGYDFKWGRATVFAQNLFDSDKRILIPDNNIETAIYQRPRMLGATMELRF